A single window of Falco rusticolus isolate bFalRus1 chromosome 6, bFalRus1.pri, whole genome shotgun sequence DNA harbors:
- the CCDC28A gene encoding coiled-coil domain-containing protein 28A isoform X2 — MEERKIKRRSPKSSTSHPAQVANSKKSSVPVSKSTAFSNPAPQPAVQKPKLKRVIKEKAKPPGGEAKGAEAAPIQHSFLTDVSDVQEMERGLLSLLNDFHSGKLQAFGNECSIEQMEHVRSMQEKLARLNLELYGELEELPEDKRKLASDSNLDRLLSDLEELNSSIQKLHLADAQDIPNSATG, encoded by the exons atggaagaaaggaaaatcaagagGAGGAGCCCGAAGTCGTCGACCAGTCACCCTGCTCAGGTTGCTAACTCCAAGAAAAGCTCAGTGCCGGTCAGTAAAAGTACAGCCTTTTCAAATCCTGCACCGCAGCCTGCAGTACAAAAACCAAAGTTAAAACG tgtaataaaagagaaagccaAACCGCCAGGAGGCGAAGCAAaaggggcagaggcagcaccaATCCAGCATTCTTTTCTCACAGATGTATCAGATGTTCAGGAAATGGAAAGGGGACTTCTGAGTCTCCTGAATGACTTCCACTCTGGCAAACTTCAAGCATTTG GAAATGAATGTTCCATAGAGCAGATGGAGCATGTACGGAGTATGCAGGAGAAACTTGCTCGTCTTAACCTGGAGCTCTATGGGGAGTTGGAAGAACTCCctgaagataaaagaaaactaGCCAGTGACTCCAACCTCGATAGGCTGCTGTCAGAT CTAGAAGAACTAAATTCATCTAT CCAAAAACTACATTTAGCAGATGCTCAAGATATTCCAAATAGTGCCACAGGttga